One Parageobacillus sp. KH3-4 genomic region harbors:
- the smc gene encoding chromosome segregation protein SMC, producing the protein MFLKRLDIIGFKSFADRVSIEFVPGVTAVVGPNGSGKSNITDAIRWVLGEQSAKSLRGAKMEDIIFAGSDSRKPLNVAEVTITLDNEDQFLPLDYQEVSITRRVYRSGESEFFINKQPCRLKDIVDLLMDSGLGKEAFSIIGQGRVEEILSSKPEERRTIFEEAAGVLKYKIRKKKAENKLAETQENLHRVSDILHELEQQLEPLKMQASIAKEYLEKRDELERFEVALMVHDIEQLHQQWTSLKQLLVQHQNDEIQLSAALQKEEAEIEQLRDHIAALDESIDGLQQVLLVASEELEKLEGRKEVLKERKKNAAQYKKQLEDTITSLSEKKERLELMLKREKEQLAQLKKAVSTIQAELKEKQASLSAYDANVEEKIEQLKSDYIELVHEQASLKNERSHLRAMLEKLQAKQSALAEENRKYLDERKYLKEQYTKLDEKRQQMEKALQQKETLLQQKTNELAAMKADLEKKESLLYQAYQYLQQTKSRKEMLEEMQQDYAGFFQGVKEILKARAQFPGIHGAIVELIQVPDHYETALEIALGGAMQHIVVENEEVAREAIRYLKAHAYGRATFLPLNVMQPKVISPEQFALVKGHPAFVGIASELIQYDSTYRSVIAHLLGNVIITTDLKGANELARLLHYRYRLVTLDGDVVSPGGAMTGGGIAKKTNSLLSRSRELETITEKLREMEQKTERLERFVQTKKKEIQKGEAASLALRQQIEKERFALQEVKSELREVQLQEQNMNERLALYDHEKSHDEQEAKQMKEKLTVIEEQLRGLDEKLREIDRTIETLQAQKQTEQTSKEALQTAMTEQKIILAETKQRLNNAQEKVEQLNAERADTERQLQTAKQELAALIEEMNASHSGEEELEKTRQKKAQDKQKTIELIASRREQRLQYQAKLEHLEREWKEKKRQHKQLADIVKDEEVKLNRLDVELENLLNRLREEYTLSFEAAKKAYPLTVDVQEARKKVKLIKREIDELGTVNLGAIDEYERVLERYQFLTEQKADLQQAKETLHQVIDEMDQEMKKRFLSTFEHIRSHFRDVFRQLFGGGSADLRLTNPSDLLETGIEIVAQPPGKKLQQLSLLSGGERALTAIALLFAILKVRPVPFCVLDEVEAALDEANVHRYAQYLKQFSDQTQFIVITHRKGTMEEADVLYGVTMQESGVSKLVSVRLEDSKQLVKS; encoded by the coding sequence ATGTTCCTCAAACGGTTGGATATTATCGGATTTAAATCGTTTGCTGATCGGGTATCTATTGAATTTGTTCCCGGGGTGACGGCGGTCGTCGGTCCGAATGGGAGCGGAAAAAGCAATATTACTGACGCGATTCGCTGGGTGCTTGGCGAGCAGTCGGCGAAATCGCTGCGCGGCGCAAAAATGGAAGATATTATTTTTGCCGGCAGTGATTCTCGCAAACCGCTGAATGTCGCAGAAGTGACGATCACCCTCGATAACGAAGATCAATTTTTGCCGCTCGATTATCAGGAAGTCAGCATTACGCGGCGTGTTTACCGCTCGGGAGAAAGCGAATTTTTCATCAATAAACAGCCGTGCCGCTTAAAAGATATTGTTGATTTGCTCATGGATTCCGGCCTCGGAAAAGAAGCGTTTTCCATTATTGGACAAGGGCGCGTCGAAGAAATTTTAAGCAGCAAACCGGAAGAAAGACGCACCATTTTTGAAGAGGCAGCTGGTGTGTTAAAGTATAAAATCCGCAAGAAAAAAGCGGAAAATAAGCTTGCTGAAACGCAAGAGAATTTGCACCGCGTGAGCGACATTTTACATGAGCTGGAGCAGCAGCTGGAGCCGCTGAAGATGCAAGCATCGATCGCAAAAGAATATTTGGAAAAGCGCGATGAACTGGAAAGATTTGAAGTAGCGCTGATGGTGCATGACATTGAACAATTGCATCAGCAATGGACGTCGTTAAAGCAACTGCTCGTGCAGCATCAAAACGATGAAATACAGCTTTCCGCTGCATTGCAAAAAGAGGAAGCAGAAATCGAACAGCTGCGCGACCATATTGCGGCGCTGGATGAGTCGATTGATGGCCTTCAGCAAGTGCTGCTCGTTGCGAGCGAAGAGCTGGAAAAGCTCGAAGGACGAAAAGAAGTATTAAAAGAACGAAAGAAAAACGCCGCTCAATATAAAAAGCAGCTCGAAGATACGATCACGTCTCTTTCCGAAAAAAAAGAACGCCTTGAGCTCATGTTAAAGCGTGAAAAAGAACAGCTTGCTCAATTGAAGAAGGCCGTTTCTACTATTCAAGCGGAACTAAAAGAGAAACAAGCTTCCCTTTCTGCCTACGACGCAAATGTTGAAGAGAAAATCGAGCAGTTAAAAAGCGATTATATCGAACTAGTTCACGAACAAGCTTCGTTAAAAAACGAACGCTCCCATTTGCGAGCGATGCTAGAGAAGTTGCAGGCAAAACAAAGTGCGCTTGCCGAGGAAAACCGCAAATATTTGGATGAGCGCAAATATCTTAAAGAGCAATACACAAAACTAGATGAGAAGCGTCAACAAATGGAAAAAGCGCTGCAGCAAAAGGAAACGCTTTTGCAGCAAAAAACCAATGAACTTGCGGCGATGAAAGCCGATTTGGAAAAGAAAGAATCGCTGCTTTATCAAGCGTACCAATATTTGCAGCAAACGAAATCGCGCAAGGAAATGCTTGAAGAAATGCAGCAAGACTATGCGGGGTTTTTCCAAGGAGTAAAAGAAATATTAAAAGCACGCGCGCAGTTTCCGGGCATTCATGGGGCCATCGTCGAATTGATTCAAGTGCCTGACCATTACGAAACGGCGTTGGAAATCGCGCTTGGCGGCGCGATGCAGCACATCGTTGTAGAAAATGAGGAAGTAGCGCGAGAAGCGATCCGTTACTTAAAAGCGCATGCGTACGGCCGCGCCACCTTTTTGCCGCTGAATGTCATGCAGCCGAAAGTGATTTCTCCCGAACAATTTGCTCTTGTTAAAGGCCATCCGGCATTTGTCGGAATTGCCAGTGAGCTGATTCAATATGACAGTACCTACCGTTCGGTGATTGCCCATTTGCTTGGAAACGTGATTATCACGACCGATTTAAAAGGGGCGAATGAACTGGCGCGCTTGCTGCATTATCGCTACCGGCTTGTAACGCTTGACGGCGACGTCGTTAGCCCGGGCGGCGCGATGACCGGCGGTGGAATCGCAAAGAAAACGAATTCGCTGTTAAGCAGAAGCCGCGAATTAGAAACGATTACGGAAAAGCTCCGTGAAATGGAACAGAAAACGGAGCGGCTTGAACGTTTTGTGCAAACGAAAAAGAAGGAGATCCAAAAGGGAGAAGCGGCATCGCTTGCGCTGCGCCAGCAAATAGAGAAGGAGCGTTTTGCCCTGCAAGAAGTAAAAAGCGAATTGCGCGAAGTGCAATTGCAAGAACAAAATATGAACGAACGTTTAGCGCTTTATGATCATGAAAAATCGCACGACGAACAAGAAGCAAAGCAAATGAAAGAAAAACTAACGGTAATTGAAGAACAGCTTCGCGGCTTAGACGAAAAATTGCGGGAAATTGACCGGACGATTGAAACGCTGCAAGCGCAAAAGCAGACGGAGCAGACGTCCAAAGAAGCGCTGCAAACTGCGATGACCGAACAAAAAATTATCCTTGCCGAGACAAAGCAGCGCTTAAACAACGCGCAAGAAAAAGTAGAGCAGCTCAATGCTGAGCGTGCGGATACAGAAAGACAGCTGCAGACAGCCAAACAGGAACTCGCCGCTCTGATCGAAGAAATGAACGCTAGCCATTCTGGAGAAGAAGAATTAGAGAAGACGCGGCAAAAAAAAGCGCAAGACAAACAAAAAACGATTGAGCTGATTGCCAGCCGCCGTGAACAGCGCTTGCAATATCAGGCGAAGCTCGAGCATTTGGAACGGGAATGGAAAGAGAAAAAGCGGCAGCATAAACAGCTTGCCGATATCGTGAAAGATGAAGAAGTAAAACTGAACCGCCTTGACGTCGAACTAGAAAACTTGCTGAACCGTCTTCGCGAAGAATATACGCTTTCGTTTGAAGCGGCGAAAAAAGCGTATCCGTTAACGGTCGATGTACAAGAAGCACGAAAAAAAGTGAAGCTCATTAAACGGGAAATCGATGAGCTTGGGACGGTAAACTTGGGCGCAATCGACGAATATGAACGGGTATTGGAGAGATATCAATTTTTAACGGAGCAAAAAGCGGATCTTCAGCAGGCAAAAGAAACGCTTCATCAAGTGATTGATGAGATGGACCAAGAAATGAAAAAACGGTTTTTATCGACGTTTGAACATATTCGTTCCCACTTTCGCGATGTGTTCCGCCAGCTGTTCGGCGGTGGAAGCGCTGATTTGCGCCTGACGAACCCGTCCGATTTGCTCGAAACGGGCATTGAAATCGTCGCTCAGCCGCCGGGGAAAAAACTGCAACAGCTAAGTTTGCTTTCCGGCGGGGAACGGGCGTTAACGGCAATTGCGCTATTGTTCGCGATTTTAAAAGTGCGCCCTGTTCCGTTTTGTGTGCTTGATGAGGTGGAAGCGGCGCTGGATGAAGCGAACGTGCACCGCTATGCCCAATATTTGAAGCAATTCAGCGACCAGACGCAATTTATCGTCATCACCCATCGAAAAGGAACGATGGAAGAAGCGGACGTGCTATATGGCGTCACGATGCAGGAATCGGGCGTATCAAAACTCGTTTCCGTGCGCTTGGAAGATTCAAAGCAACTCGTAAAGTCGTAA
- a CDS encoding acyl carrier protein, protein MADVLERVTKIIVDRLGVEESQVTLDASFKDDLGADSLDIVELVMELEDEFNMEISDEEAEKIVTVGDAVNYIKSHM, encoded by the coding sequence ATGGCAGACGTATTAGAGCGTGTGACGAAAATCATCGTCGACCGTTTAGGTGTCGAAGAATCCCAAGTAACATTGGATGCTTCTTTCAAAGATGATCTAGGTGCCGATTCTCTAGATATCGTAGAGCTTGTGATGGAATTGGAAGATGAATTCAATATGGAAATTTCGGATGAAGAGGCTGAAAAAATTGTCACAGTAGGAGACGCTGTGAACTACATAAAAAGCCACATGTAA
- the plsX gene encoding phosphate acyltransferase PlsX, with product MKIAIDAMGGDHAPKEIVLGAIKAARHFSDIHITLLGDESKIRPYLSSEDRITVIHTDEVIEATDEPVRAVRRKKRSSMVLMAEEVKEGRADACISAGNTGALMAAGLFVVGRIAGIDRPALAPTLPTVGGEGFLFLDVGANVDARPEHLLQYALMGAVYAEKVRGISQPRVGLLNVGTEDQKGNDVAKRTFQLLKETNLHFIGNVEARDLLQGVADVVVTDGFTGNVALKTIEGTAMSVFSMLKKTLTSSFSSKLAAAMLKPKLINLKKTMDYTEYGGAALFGLNAPVIKAHGSSDANAIFHAVRQAREMVMNDIITTIKEALEQNHS from the coding sequence ATGAAAATAGCCATTGATGCGATGGGCGGCGACCATGCGCCAAAAGAAATCGTCCTTGGCGCCATAAAAGCTGCCCGGCACTTCTCAGATATACATATTACTCTATTAGGAGACGAAAGCAAAATTCGTCCATACCTTTCATCGGAAGATCGCATCACTGTTATTCATACCGACGAAGTAATCGAAGCAACAGATGAACCAGTGCGGGCGGTGAGAAGGAAAAAGCGTTCGTCCATGGTACTAATGGCTGAAGAAGTGAAAGAAGGCCGCGCTGATGCTTGCATATCGGCGGGAAATACAGGCGCGCTGATGGCGGCAGGGTTATTTGTCGTCGGACGGATTGCTGGGATCGATCGGCCGGCATTGGCGCCGACGCTTCCGACGGTTGGCGGCGAAGGATTTTTATTTTTGGACGTCGGCGCAAACGTTGATGCCCGGCCGGAACATTTGTTGCAATACGCTTTAATGGGTGCGGTGTACGCGGAAAAAGTGCGCGGAATTTCACAGCCGCGCGTCGGCCTGTTAAATGTCGGAACGGAAGACCAAAAGGGGAATGATGTAGCAAAGCGGACTTTCCAACTTTTAAAAGAGACGAACCTCCATTTTATCGGTAACGTGGAAGCGCGCGATTTATTACAAGGTGTCGCCGATGTCGTTGTTACAGATGGATTTACTGGAAACGTCGCGCTAAAAACGATTGAAGGCACGGCCATGTCCGTTTTTTCGATGTTGAAAAAAACGTTAACAAGCAGTTTTTCAAGCAAATTAGCGGCAGCCATGTTGAAACCGAAATTAATCAATTTGAAAAAAACGATGGATTACACCGAATACGGAGGAGCAGCACTGTTCGGATTAAACGCGCCTGTCATAAAAGCGCACGGTTCGTCTGATGCGAATGCGATCTTTCACGCCGTCCGTCAGGCGCGGGAAATGGTAATGAACGATATCATCACTACCATAAAAGAGGCGCTTGAACAAAATCATTCATAA
- a CDS encoding putative DNA-binding protein translates to MLEKTMRMNYLYDFYQALLTPKQRSYMSLYYLDDYSLGEIAQQYEVSRQAVYDNIKRTEAMLEEYEKKLSLFQKFQKRKQLLNELKDYIFQKYGNDQQLFHIIEELEELE, encoded by the coding sequence ATGCTTGAAAAAACGATGAGAATGAACTATTTGTACGATTTTTATCAAGCGCTGCTGACGCCAAAACAGCGCAGCTATATGTCGCTTTATTATTTAGACGATTACTCCCTCGGCGAAATTGCACAGCAGTATGAAGTCAGCCGTCAGGCTGTTTATGATAATATAAAGCGAACTGAGGCGATGCTGGAGGAATATGAAAAAAAATTATCGCTCTTTCAGAAGTTTCAAAAGCGAAAACAGCTGTTGAACGAACTGAAAGATTATATTTTTCAAAAATATGGAAACGATCAGCAGCTTTTTCATATTATTGAAGAGCTAGAAGAATTGGAATAA
- the ftsY gene encoding signal recognition particle-docking protein FtsY: MSFFKKLKEKITKQTDSVTEKFKQGLAKTRDSFAGRVNDLIARYRKVDEEFFEELEEILIGADVGVTTVMELVDELKMEVKRRNIQDPQEMQAVISEKLVEIYRGDDDKPAELNIQENGLTVILFVGVNGVGKTTTIGKLAHKLKSEGKTVMLAAGDTFRAGAIEQLEVWGERVGAEVIKQTAGSDPAAVIYDAIQAAKARGVDVLLCDTAGRLQNKVNLMKELEKVKRVIEREIPGAPHEVLLVLDATTGQNAMSQAKTFKEVTNVTGIVLTKLDGTAKGGIVLAIRNELHIPVKFVGLGEKVDDLQPFDPEQYVYGLFADLLEEKNEK, translated from the coding sequence ATGAGCTTTTTCAAAAAGCTGAAAGAAAAAATTACAAAACAAACGGATTCGGTTACGGAAAAATTTAAGCAAGGGCTTGCGAAAACACGCGATTCGTTCGCCGGACGCGTCAATGATTTAATCGCCCGCTATCGAAAAGTCGATGAGGAATTTTTTGAAGAACTTGAAGAAATTTTGATTGGCGCCGATGTCGGCGTGACTACCGTCATGGAGCTCGTTGATGAGCTGAAAATGGAAGTGAAACGCCGCAACATTCAAGACCCGCAAGAAATGCAAGCCGTCATTTCCGAAAAGCTTGTGGAGATTTACCGCGGCGATGATGACAAGCCGGCCGAATTAAATATCCAAGAAAACGGCTTAACCGTTATTTTGTTTGTCGGTGTGAACGGAGTCGGAAAAACGACGACGATCGGCAAGCTTGCTCATAAGCTGAAGTCGGAAGGAAAGACGGTGATGTTAGCGGCAGGAGACACGTTCCGCGCTGGGGCGATTGAACAGCTGGAAGTATGGGGAGAGCGCGTCGGTGCGGAAGTCATTAAACAAACGGCTGGTTCCGACCCAGCGGCGGTGATATATGACGCGATCCAAGCGGCAAAAGCGCGCGGTGTCGACGTGCTTTTGTGCGATACGGCAGGACGCTTGCAAAATAAAGTCAATTTGATGAAAGAGCTCGAAAAAGTAAAACGCGTTATTGAGCGGGAAATTCCGGGTGCGCCGCATGAAGTGCTGCTTGTGCTTGATGCGACAACAGGGCAAAACGCGATGAGCCAAGCGAAAACGTTTAAAGAAGTGACAAACGTTACCGGCATTGTATTGACGAAGCTCGATGGCACAGCGAAAGGTGGAATCGTGCTGGCGATCCGCAACGAGCTTCATATCCCGGTGAAATTTGTTGGGCTTGGCGAAAAAGTGGACGACTTGCAGCCGTTCGATCCGGAGCAATACGTATACGGTCTGTTTGCCGATTTATTGGAAGAGAAAAACGAGAAGTAA
- the fabD gene encoding ACP S-malonyltransferase yields MGKIAFIFPGQGSQTVGMGKDIAQSDANIAAVFQSADERLGFALSSLIFEGPQETLTLTYNAQPALLTTSVALLQKVKEAGITADYVAGHSLGEYTALVAAGALSFTDAVYAVRKRGEFMEKAVPAGEGTMAAVLGMDAAALEAVTKEISEQGDPVQLANLNCPGQIVISGSKAGVEKAGKLAKERGAKRVIPLEVSGPFHSSLMKPAASHLQDVLNTITICDAEIPVVANVTAQPVVKKEEILRLLIEQLYSPVRWEQSVETMIHLGVDTFVEIGPGKVLSGLVKKISRSVRVYAVNDLASLQATVAALKGE; encoded by the coding sequence ATGGGGAAAATCGCCTTTATTTTTCCAGGACAAGGATCGCAAACGGTAGGGATGGGAAAAGACATCGCGCAAAGCGACGCCAATATTGCTGCGGTGTTTCAGTCCGCGGACGAGCGCCTTGGTTTTGCGCTTTCCTCACTGATTTTCGAAGGACCGCAAGAAACGCTGACATTAACGTACAACGCACAGCCCGCTTTATTGACGACAAGCGTTGCGCTTCTTCAAAAAGTAAAAGAAGCCGGGATTACGGCTGATTACGTCGCCGGCCATAGTCTAGGAGAATATACGGCGCTTGTGGCTGCGGGAGCGCTTTCGTTTACCGATGCAGTATATGCGGTAAGGAAGCGCGGAGAGTTTATGGAAAAAGCGGTGCCAGCGGGAGAAGGAACGATGGCGGCTGTGTTAGGGATGGATGCGGCTGCGCTTGAAGCCGTCACGAAAGAAATTTCCGAACAAGGCGATCCTGTGCAGCTGGCGAATTTAAACTGCCCAGGGCAAATCGTTATTTCCGGTTCCAAAGCAGGAGTGGAAAAGGCAGGAAAACTTGCGAAAGAGCGCGGAGCAAAACGGGTGATTCCGCTTGAGGTGAGCGGTCCGTTTCACTCTTCGCTAATGAAACCGGCAGCAAGCCATTTGCAAGATGTGCTCAACACGATTACGATTTGCGACGCGGAAATCCCTGTCGTTGCCAACGTCACTGCACAGCCGGTTGTAAAAAAAGAAGAGATTTTGCGCCTATTGATCGAGCAATTATATTCTCCTGTCCGCTGGGAGCAGTCGGTAGAAACAATGATCCATTTAGGAGTAGATACATTTGTTGAAATTGGTCCGGGAAAAGTGTTGTCAGGACTTGTGAAAAAAATTAGCCGCAGCGTTCGTGTATACGCAGTGAACGATCTTGCGTCTTTGCAAGCGACCGTTGCGGCCTTGAAAGGAGAATAA
- the fapR gene encoding transcription factor FapR produces MRKSKRERQRLLQETIQKNPFITDEELAEKFSVSVQTIRLDRLELSIPELRERIKHVAQQSLADKVRALPIEEVIGEIIDIEPDHSAISIFDVRAEHVFKRNRIARGHHLFAQANSLAVAVINDELALTAKANIRFTRQVKENERVVAKAKVIGENENGRTIVEVNSYVGQELVFSGTFEMYRSNNEKKDGDSDENSH; encoded by the coding sequence ATGCGGAAAAGCAAACGCGAAAGACAAAGGCTTTTGCAAGAGACGATTCAAAAAAATCCGTTCATTACCGACGAAGAATTGGCAGAAAAATTTTCTGTCAGCGTTCAAACGATCCGCTTAGACCGCTTAGAGTTGTCAATACCTGAACTGCGCGAGCGAATTAAACATGTCGCACAACAGTCGCTGGCGGATAAAGTAAGAGCGCTTCCGATTGAGGAAGTGATCGGGGAAATTATTGATATCGAGCCAGACCATAGCGCCATTTCTATTTTCGATGTGAGAGCGGAACACGTGTTTAAACGGAACCGCATTGCGCGTGGCCACCATTTGTTCGCCCAAGCCAATTCGCTTGCCGTCGCTGTCATTAACGACGAACTTGCGCTGACAGCGAAAGCGAACATTCGCTTTACAAGACAAGTGAAAGAAAACGAGCGCGTAGTGGCGAAAGCGAAAGTGATCGGCGAAAACGAGAACGGACGGACGATTGTCGAAGTAAACAGCTACGTCGGACAAGAGCTTGTCTTTTCTGGAACGTTTGAAATGTATCGATCAAATAACGAAAAAAAGGATGGAGACAGCGATGAAAATAGCCATTGA
- the ffh gene encoding signal recognition particle protein, with protein sequence MAFEGLSERLQSVMSKIRGKGKVTEADVKEMMREVRLALLEADVNFKVVKDFVKRVSERAVGQEVLKSLTPGQQVIKVVKEELTELMGGEQSKIAVASRPPTVIMMVGLQGAGKTTTTGKLANLLRKRYNRKPLLVAADIYRPAAVKQLETLGKQLNMPVFSLGDQVSPVEIAKQAIEKAKEEHYDYVLIDTAGRLHVDEALMDELKQMKEVAKPDEIFLVVDAMTGQDAVNVAQSFHEQLGITGVILTKLDGDTRGGAALSIRAVTNTPIKFVGMGEKLDALEPFHPERMASRILGMGDVLTLIEKAQAAVDEEKAKELEQKMRTATFTLDDFLEQLGQVRKLGPLDEILKMLPGFHKIKGLNNLQIDEKQISRVEAIIRSMTKEEKMHPEIINGSRKKRIAKGSGTSVQEVNRLLKQFDEMKKMMKMMTNMPKGKKKGFKFPFM encoded by the coding sequence ATGGCGTTTGAAGGGTTATCGGAGCGTTTGCAAAGCGTCATGAGCAAAATCCGCGGAAAAGGAAAAGTGACGGAAGCGGACGTGAAAGAAATGATGCGCGAAGTTCGCCTTGCGCTTCTTGAGGCGGACGTCAATTTTAAGGTAGTCAAAGATTTTGTCAAACGGGTGAGCGAACGCGCAGTCGGGCAGGAAGTGCTAAAAAGCTTAACACCGGGGCAGCAAGTCATTAAAGTGGTGAAGGAAGAGCTGACCGAGCTGATGGGCGGAGAACAAAGTAAAATTGCCGTTGCCAGCCGCCCGCCGACTGTCATCATGATGGTTGGTCTGCAAGGCGCCGGAAAGACGACGACGACGGGAAAATTAGCGAACTTGCTGCGGAAACGATACAACCGTAAGCCGCTGTTAGTCGCGGCCGACATTTATCGTCCGGCGGCGGTTAAGCAGCTTGAAACGCTTGGCAAACAGCTGAATATGCCGGTTTTCTCTCTAGGCGATCAAGTCAGCCCTGTGGAAATTGCCAAGCAGGCCATCGAAAAAGCAAAGGAAGAACATTACGACTATGTGCTAATCGACACAGCCGGGCGCCTTCACGTTGACGAAGCGTTAATGGATGAATTAAAGCAAATGAAAGAGGTCGCGAAGCCGGATGAAATTTTTCTCGTTGTCGATGCAATGACAGGGCAAGACGCCGTGAACGTCGCGCAAAGCTTTCACGAACAGCTTGGCATTACCGGCGTCATTTTAACGAAGCTAGACGGAGACACGCGCGGCGGGGCGGCACTTTCAATTCGGGCAGTGACAAACACGCCGATTAAATTCGTCGGAATGGGCGAAAAGCTTGACGCGCTCGAGCCTTTTCATCCGGAGCGCATGGCTTCGCGCATTTTGGGAATGGGCGATGTGCTCACGCTTATTGAAAAAGCGCAAGCCGCTGTCGATGAAGAAAAGGCGAAAGAGCTTGAGCAAAAAATGCGCACCGCCACGTTTACGCTCGATGATTTTTTGGAACAGCTCGGGCAAGTGCGCAAGCTCGGGCCGCTTGACGAAATTTTAAAAATGCTTCCCGGTTTCCATAAAATAAAAGGATTGAACAATTTGCAAATTGATGAAAAGCAAATTAGCCGCGTAGAGGCGATTATTCGCTCGATGACGAAAGAAGAAAAAATGCATCCGGAAATTATTAACGGCAGCCGGAAAAAGCGGATTGCCAAAGGAAGCGGGACGTCTGTCCAGGAAGTCAACCGGCTTCTTAAGCAGTTTGACGAAATGAAAAAGATGATGAAAATGATGACAAATATGCCAAAAGGAAAGAAAAAAGGGTTTAAATTCCCGTTTATGTAG
- the fabG gene encoding 3-oxoacyl-[acyl-carrier-protein] reductase: MLQGKVALVTGASRGIGRAIALELARQGAKIAVNYAGSEAKANEVVEEIKNMGGEAFAIQADVSDAQAVDRMVKTVLERFGRIDILVNNAGITRDNLLMRMKEEEWDDVININLKGVFNCTKAVTRPMMKQRYGRIVNIASIVGVMGNPGQANYVAAKAGVIGLTKTAARELASRNITVNAVAPGFITTDMTERLNEEIKAEMLKQIPLARFGEPEDVAKVVAFLASDAASYMTGQTLHVDGGMVM, translated from the coding sequence ATGTTGCAAGGGAAAGTCGCGCTTGTCACGGGAGCGTCGCGCGGCATCGGCCGGGCGATTGCGTTGGAACTGGCGCGCCAAGGAGCAAAAATAGCGGTCAATTACGCCGGCAGCGAAGCGAAGGCGAACGAAGTTGTCGAAGAAATTAAAAACATGGGCGGAGAAGCATTCGCTATTCAGGCGGACGTATCCGATGCCCAAGCCGTTGATCGGATGGTTAAAACGGTATTAGAACGATTTGGACGCATCGACATTTTAGTCAACAACGCCGGCATTACCCGCGACAATTTATTAATGCGCATGAAAGAAGAAGAATGGGATGATGTGATTAACATTAATTTAAAAGGGGTGTTTAACTGCACGAAAGCAGTGACGCGCCCGATGATGAAACAACGGTACGGCCGCATCGTGAACATCGCTTCCATCGTCGGCGTCATGGGAAATCCGGGGCAAGCAAACTATGTCGCCGCGAAAGCCGGCGTCATTGGTTTGACAAAAACGGCGGCTCGGGAGCTGGCAAGCCGCAACATTACCGTCAATGCGGTTGCCCCTGGATTTATTACGACCGATATGACCGAGCGCCTTAACGAAGAAATAAAGGCGGAAATGTTAAAGCAAATTCCGCTTGCCCGCTTTGGTGAACCGGAAGATGTCGCAAAAGTCGTTGCCTTCCTCGCATCGGATGCGGCCAGCTATATGACGGGGCAAACGCTTCATGTTGACGGTGGAATGGTCATGTAA
- the rnc gene encoding ribonuclease III: MSKQKDKERINEKRRAKFKELQNKIGIFFTNEKLLIQAFTHSSYVNEHRRRPHEDNERLEFLGDAVLELTVSQYLFKKFPHMSEGELTKLRAAIVCEPSLVKFANALSFGELVLLGKGEELTGGRTRPALLADVFEAFIGALYLDQGMDAVMQFLGQTIFPKIDEGAFSHVMDFKSQLQELVQRDGIGVLEYSILEEKGPAHNKEFVSRVSLNGQELGIGVGKSKKEAEQHAAQMALQKLKTAVKE; the protein is encoded by the coding sequence ATGTCGAAACAAAAAGATAAGGAACGTATCAATGAAAAAAGGCGTGCCAAATTTAAGGAATTGCAAAACAAAATCGGCATTTTTTTTACGAATGAAAAGCTTCTCATTCAAGCTTTTACCCATTCATCGTATGTGAATGAGCATCGGAGACGGCCGCATGAAGACAATGAACGGCTTGAATTTTTGGGCGACGCGGTGCTTGAACTTACCGTTTCGCAATATTTGTTTAAAAAATTCCCCCATATGAGTGAAGGCGAATTGACGAAACTGCGCGCGGCAATCGTATGTGAACCATCGCTTGTGAAGTTTGCCAACGCCTTATCATTTGGTGAACTCGTGCTTTTAGGAAAAGGGGAAGAGTTGACAGGGGGGAGAACAAGACCAGCGCTGCTGGCTGACGTATTCGAAGCGTTCATCGGCGCGCTTTACTTAGATCAAGGAATGGATGCGGTCATGCAATTTTTGGGACAAACGATTTTTCCAAAAATTGATGAAGGTGCTTTTTCTCATGTGATGGATTTTAAAAGCCAATTGCAAGAACTTGTTCAACGCGACGGAATCGGCGTGCTGGAATATAGCATTTTAGAGGAGAAGGGGCCGGCGCACAATAAAGAATTTGTCTCGCGCGTTTCGTTAAATGGGCAAGAACTCGGCATTGGTGTCGGAAAATCAAAAAAAGAGGCGGAGCAACACGCGGCGCAAATGGCATTGCAAAAGCTAAAAACGGCGGTGAAAGAATAA